A single genomic interval of Rosistilla ulvae harbors:
- a CDS encoding aminotransferase class I/II-fold pyridoxal phosphate-dependent enzyme, whose translation MSDQINLDGPAIDQSTEDPQPEPFQIRVANRVDRLPPYMFGRINAMLYQKRRDGSDVIDMGMGNPSDPPQTDVVEKLTEAAHDERNHGYSKSNGLLNLRREVCNKYERKYDVQLEADHEVIACLGSKEGFSHMCLALMGPGDTAIIPSPYFPIHMYAVILASGNVVTLDVFDPEKFLRNVEYTCQTFTPRPKLLIINYPHNPSAATIEPDFFVEVVRLAKKYGFMVIHDFAYADIGFDGYQPPSFLSAPGAKDVGVEFTTMSKGYNMAGWRVGFCAGNADMIRALGTIKGYYDYGMFQAVQIAAIVAMRDTEDAVAEQALVYQSRRDALVDGLRRIGWEIDPPKAGMFVWAKVPEQWRHMSTMDFAMMLLEKGDVAVSPGSGFGPAGEGYLRMSLVENEQRLRQAVRQISRCLDKQSALESGATT comes from the coding sequence ATGAGCGATCAGATCAATCTCGACGGACCTGCAATCGACCAATCGACCGAAGATCCGCAACCCGAGCCGTTTCAAATTCGTGTTGCCAATCGGGTCGATCGGCTGCCGCCGTACATGTTTGGGCGGATCAACGCGATGCTTTATCAAAAGCGTCGCGACGGTAGCGACGTGATCGATATGGGGATGGGCAATCCCTCCGATCCGCCGCAGACCGACGTCGTCGAGAAACTGACCGAAGCGGCTCACGATGAACGCAACCACGGCTACAGCAAATCGAACGGTTTGCTGAATCTCCGCCGCGAGGTCTGCAATAAGTACGAACGTAAATACGATGTGCAACTGGAAGCCGATCACGAAGTCATCGCTTGCCTGGGAAGCAAGGAGGGATTTTCGCACATGTGCCTGGCTCTAATGGGGCCTGGCGACACCGCAATCATCCCGTCACCCTATTTCCCGATCCACATGTACGCGGTCATCCTGGCGTCGGGAAACGTCGTCACGCTGGACGTCTTCGACCCCGAGAAATTTCTTCGCAACGTCGAATACACCTGCCAGACCTTCACGCCGCGGCCGAAGTTGTTGATCATCAACTACCCGCACAATCCGTCGGCGGCGACGATCGAGCCCGATTTCTTCGTTGAGGTGGTGCGTCTGGCCAAGAAGTACGGCTTCATGGTGATCCACGACTTTGCCTACGCCGACATCGGCTTCGACGGCTACCAACCGCCCAGCTTCCTGTCCGCTCCCGGAGCCAAGGATGTTGGCGTCGAGTTCACGACGATGAGCAAGGGTTACAACATGGCTGGCTGGCGAGTCGGCTTCTGTGCCGGCAACGCCGACATGATCCGCGCCCTGGGAACGATCAAAGGCTACTACGATTACGGCATGTTCCAAGCGGTGCAGATCGCCGCGATCGTGGCGATGCGCGACACCGAGGACGCAGTAGCCGAGCAGGCGCTCGTCTATCAAAGCCGCCGCGACGCGTTGGTCGATGGCCTGCGCCGGATCGGATGGGAGATCGACCCACCCAAGGCGGGGATGTTCGTTTGGGCGAAGGTTCCCGAACAGTGGCGTCATATGAGCACGATGGATTTCGCCATGATGCTGCTGGAGAAGGGGGACGTTGCCGTCAGCCCGGGCAGCGGATTTGGCCCCGCGGGCGAAGGGTATCTGCGGATGTCGCTCGTCGAAAACGAGCAGCGATTGCGTCAGGCGGTTCGCCAGATCTCGCGATGCTTGGACAAGCAGAGCGCTCTGGAATCGGGAGCGACGACATAA
- the phoU gene encoding phosphate signaling complex protein PhoU, whose translation MSDELKNELRRSRHLQRSLDRLQSDLLSLFGIVEQMINKSVRSLYQRDINLADEVIKSDEIVDQREVAIEDDCLNLLALHQPVASDLRWTTTVIKVNSDLERMADLACNIAERAKALTHFPLFPIPDDFETMVSEATTMVSRALDSFVETNTSLAFSVMRSDERVDELNRSLIQELREIMKRDPDSVEPALHCFSAARHLERIADLAENISEDVVFLVEGEIIRHKPEEHGRSTPRPDSGS comes from the coding sequence GTGTCGGACGAACTGAAGAATGAGCTCCGCCGATCTCGGCACCTGCAACGCAGTCTCGATCGCCTGCAATCCGACCTGCTGTCGCTGTTTGGGATCGTCGAACAGATGATCAATAAATCGGTTCGATCGCTGTACCAACGCGACATCAACTTGGCCGACGAAGTGATCAAGTCCGACGAGATCGTCGACCAGCGCGAGGTGGCGATCGAAGATGACTGCCTGAATCTGCTGGCCCTGCACCAACCGGTCGCCAGCGACTTGCGCTGGACCACGACGGTGATCAAGGTCAACAGCGACCTGGAGCGGATGGCCGATCTGGCTTGCAATATCGCCGAACGAGCGAAGGCGTTGACACATTTCCCGCTGTTCCCGATCCCCGACGACTTCGAAACAATGGTCAGCGAAGCGACGACGATGGTCAGCCGAGCGCTTGATTCGTTCGTCGAAACCAACACTTCGCTGGCTTTCAGTGTGATGCGTTCCGACGAGCGAGTCGACGAATTGAATCGCAGCCTGATCCAGGAACTGCGCGAGATCATGAAACGCGATCCCGATTCGGTCGAACCGGCCCTGCACTGCTTCAGCGCCGCCCGCCATCTGGAACGGATCGCCGACCTCGCCGAAAATATCTCCGAAGATGTTGTCTTCCTGGTCGAGGGAGAGATCATTCGCCACAAGCCGGAAGAGCACGGCCGCAGCACGCCGCGCCCTGACAGCGGCAGTTAG
- a CDS encoding DUF3500 domain-containing protein, producing MTRQPNAIDRRSFVRIASAATVAVPLAGSIARFAHGAPAARQPAESAVGELYASLSEAQRGEICFDFNHSKRSEISANWHVTKHKIGDTFYSDKQRDLIDRVIRGVTSEDGYERFQRQMTSDHQGVHNYAIAIFGDPSTDQFQWELTGRHLTMRADGNSVPGAAFGGPLVYGHGVGNPKRSLFGYQTAVANEVFKSLDADQAKAALLEGFPGEWEVELQGSEGKFEGVAVADLSGEQKQLVEQTLRTIIAPYRETDVEEAMSILNTNGGVDQLRMAFYQDEDLLNDKVWDLWRIEGPNLVCHFRGAPHVHAYINIGVKKA from the coding sequence ATGACCAGGCAACCCAACGCCATCGATCGTCGCTCGTTTGTTCGAATCGCTAGCGCCGCCACCGTTGCGGTCCCCTTGGCTGGCTCGATCGCTCGGTTTGCTCACGGTGCCCCGGCGGCGCGTCAGCCTGCTGAAAGCGCCGTCGGCGAACTCTACGCTTCACTGTCCGAGGCGCAGCGCGGCGAGATCTGCTTCGACTTCAATCACTCCAAGCGAAGCGAGATCAGCGCCAACTGGCACGTCACCAAACACAAGATCGGCGACACTTTCTACAGCGACAAGCAACGCGATCTGATCGACCGCGTGATCCGCGGCGTGACTAGCGAAGATGGCTACGAAAGGTTCCAGCGACAGATGACCTCCGACCACCAAGGGGTCCACAATTATGCGATCGCGATTTTTGGCGATCCATCGACCGATCAGTTTCAGTGGGAACTGACAGGTCGCCACCTGACGATGCGAGCCGACGGGAACAGCGTCCCCGGCGCTGCCTTTGGCGGACCGTTGGTCTACGGCCACGGTGTCGGCAACCCGAAACGCAGTCTATTCGGATACCAGACAGCTGTCGCCAACGAGGTTTTCAAGTCGCTGGATGCCGACCAAGCCAAGGCGGCTCTGCTGGAAGGCTTCCCCGGTGAGTGGGAGGTCGAGCTGCAGGGGAGCGAAGGGAAATTCGAAGGTGTTGCTGTCGCGGATCTCTCCGGCGAACAAAAGCAGCTTGTCGAGCAGACACTGCGAACGATCATCGCTCCCTACCGTGAGACCGACGTCGAAGAAGCGATGTCGATCCTGAACACCAACGGTGGCGTCGATCAGTTGCGAATGGCCTTCTATCAAGACGAGGACCTATTAAACGACAAGGTCTGGGATCTGTGGCGAATCGAAGGCCCGAACTTGGTTTGCCATTTCCGCGGCGCACCTCATGTTCACGCCTACATCAACATCGGCGTCAAGAAGGCTTAA
- a CDS encoding PstA family ABC transporter permease: protein MSQGDYQVPAVDPRRAKNRHTISAIFRVVCMLVAVQAVVILIVLLTTVFVRGVDQLSWDFLTGVHRDDNPDGSGLWPAIIGSIVICLICGAAALPIGIGTAIFLEEFKPRNKALAVLHNLVQLNITNLAGVPSIVYGILGLTAFVYMFGLFGTYEANKAADLEFGAQRYYQVRTAAKTFVWIPVTDKTLRVLKIEEPIAARYPDGGDFTLNVIDRGATKPTDPTVLGQTVYRGSKASIFAKHPWHYLRLPFHKSVLSAGLTLALVVLPIVIISSQESIRAVPDTMRDAGLGLGCTRWQMVRTIVLPASIPGIMTGAILAMSRAVGEAAPLLAVMGGVVGKRNAPENLMDNAAAMPITIYNWARDDNPGFWELSATAIIVLLCLLLTMNSIAILLRYWAEKKFASR from the coding sequence ATGAGCCAAGGCGATTACCAAGTTCCCGCGGTCGACCCACGACGCGCCAAGAACCGGCACACGATCAGTGCCATCTTTCGCGTCGTTTGCATGTTGGTCGCCGTTCAGGCTGTCGTGATCCTGATCGTCTTGTTGACGACGGTCTTCGTTCGCGGTGTCGACCAACTCTCCTGGGACTTCCTGACGGGCGTCCATCGCGACGACAACCCCGACGGCTCGGGGCTCTGGCCAGCGATCATCGGATCGATCGTGATCTGTTTGATCTGTGGCGCCGCGGCGCTGCCGATCGGGATCGGCACGGCGATCTTCTTAGAAGAGTTCAAGCCGCGCAACAAGGCCCTGGCGGTCCTGCACAACCTGGTGCAATTGAACATCACCAACCTCGCCGGCGTGCCATCGATCGTCTACGGCATCCTTGGGCTAACCGCGTTTGTCTACATGTTTGGCCTGTTTGGAACCTACGAAGCCAACAAGGCGGCCGACTTGGAGTTTGGTGCACAGCGTTATTACCAGGTGCGAACTGCCGCCAAGACGTTCGTCTGGATTCCCGTCACCGACAAAACACTTCGCGTGCTGAAGATCGAAGAACCGATCGCTGCGCGTTATCCCGACGGCGGTGATTTCACACTCAACGTGATCGATCGCGGGGCAACTAAACCAACCGACCCGACGGTATTGGGACAGACTGTTTACCGCGGATCCAAAGCCAGCATCTTTGCCAAACACCCTTGGCATTACCTGCGACTGCCGTTCCACAAGAGCGTCCTGTCGGCTGGTCTTACGCTAGCGCTGGTCGTGCTGCCGATCGTTATCATCTCCTCGCAGGAATCGATCCGCGCGGTTCCCGATACGATGCGCGACGCCGGCCTTGGGCTGGGGTGCACCCGTTGGCAGATGGTCCGCACGATTGTGTTGCCCGCTTCGATTCCGGGAATCATGACCGGGGCGATATTGGCGATGAGCCGCGCTGTGGGGGAAGCTGCGCCGCTGCTGGCGGTGATGGGGGGCGTGGTCGGCAAGCGAAATGCACCCGAAAATTTGATGGACAATGCCGCCGCGATGCCGATCACAATTTATAATTGGGCCCGCGACGATAACCCTGGATTCTGGGAGCTTTCGGCGACGGCGATTATCGTCCTGCTGTGCCTGCTGTTGACGATGAATTCGATCGCTATCTTGCTTCGCTACTGGGCAGAAAAGAAGTTCGCGTCGCGTTGA
- a CDS encoding PstS family phosphate ABC transporter substrate-binding protein: MKQTFGRTIIPTMLCIGFLSLAGCGSSKSGGDSGTGGPDVSDGEPVAAVSQLTGKIAVEGSSTVSPISTQAKERFNEQHPDVTISITGEGTSNGFKSFVKKETDIQDASRPIKQKELDGCKESGLEFIEVPVAYDGLTIAVHPKNTFVKSLTVDQLKKIFRSGDAAKTWKEIDPQWPDKKISIFSPGTGSGTYDYFSEVVIGKEGSLRDDNQINLNEDDNILVRGVAGDEFAIGYFGYSYYERNKNDLQAVPIVNPTGDAVLPTAETIESGEYAPFSRPLFIYLNAESLDKVEVETFVESYMTNIREIVAAANYVPLPESVYTAATQNIENRVAGTHYLTAEGEKREGSIINVFKPENLKK, translated from the coding sequence ATGAAACAGACATTTGGCAGAACGATCATCCCGACAATGTTGTGCATTGGCTTCCTGTCTCTGGCGGGATGCGGTTCCAGTAAGTCGGGCGGGGACTCCGGCACAGGTGGTCCCGACGTTTCCGATGGCGAGCCCGTCGCGGCCGTTTCGCAGTTGACCGGCAAGATCGCCGTCGAGGGATCGAGCACTGTCTCGCCGATCTCCACGCAAGCCAAAGAACGCTTCAACGAACAACACCCCGACGTTACGATCTCGATCACTGGGGAAGGGACCAGCAACGGATTCAAGTCGTTCGTCAAGAAGGAGACCGACATTCAAGACGCGTCGCGTCCGATCAAGCAGAAGGAACTCGACGGTTGCAAAGAAAGCGGCCTGGAATTCATCGAAGTTCCCGTCGCGTACGATGGTTTGACGATCGCCGTGCATCCTAAAAACACGTTTGTCAAATCGCTGACCGTCGACCAGCTGAAGAAGATTTTCCGCTCGGGGGATGCGGCCAAGACTTGGAAAGAGATCGACCCACAATGGCCCGACAAGAAGATCTCGATCTTCTCGCCAGGAACAGGTTCCGGCACGTACGACTATTTCAGCGAAGTTGTGATCGGCAAAGAGGGTTCGCTTCGCGATGACAATCAGATCAACTTAAACGAAGACGACAACATCCTGGTTCGCGGCGTCGCTGGCGATGAATTTGCGATCGGCTACTTCGGTTATTCGTATTACGAACGCAACAAGAACGACCTGCAGGCGGTGCCAATCGTCAACCCAACCGGGGATGCTGTTTTGCCGACAGCGGAAACTATCGAATCGGGGGAGTATGCCCCTTTCAGCCGTCCGCTGTTCATCTACTTGAACGCCGAATCGTTGGACAAGGTCGAGGTGGAAACCTTCGTTGAATCGTACATGACGAACATTCGCGAAATTGTCGCCGCTGCGAACTATGTACCGCTTCCCGAAAGCGTCTATACTGCCGCCACGCAGAACATAGAAAACCGCGTTGCAGGAACCCATTACCTGACGGCTGAAGGTGAAAAACGCGAGGGTTCGATTATCAACGTCTTTAAGCCTGAGAATTTGAAAAAGTAA
- the pstC gene encoding phosphate ABC transporter permease subunit PstC, which produces MSSGTPVELPSALRKRRMRPSATSKRNQTFVVSLLTLCATLSIATTVGIVTILLTESFGFFSRIDLGDFLLGTEWTIGRSKNEADYKYGIWPLLLGTLRITLIAMAIAIPLGLTTAVYLSEYAPRWVRAILKPVLEILAGMPTVVLGYFAVVVITPSLLEPLGFKPYNAMAAGIAVGILCLPLVSSLAEDALQAVPRGLREAAYGLGGTRFDSVVKVVIPAAMSGIVSAFLLAFARAIGETMIVALAAGSIPTFTVDPRGPSQTMTGFIVEVFQSEDVIPGTIAYYSIYAVALTLFLLTFITTLIGQFVRRRYREAYE; this is translated from the coding sequence GTGTCGAGTGGAACACCCGTCGAACTGCCCAGTGCGTTGCGGAAGCGACGCATGCGGCCCAGTGCAACGAGCAAGCGAAACCAAACGTTTGTCGTCTCTCTGCTGACTCTGTGCGCTACGCTTTCGATCGCAACCACCGTCGGCATCGTCACGATTTTGCTAACCGAATCGTTTGGATTCTTTTCGCGGATCGACCTCGGCGATTTCCTGCTGGGGACCGAATGGACGATCGGCCGGTCGAAAAACGAAGCCGATTACAAATATGGAATCTGGCCGCTGTTGCTGGGGACTCTTCGGATCACGTTGATCGCGATGGCGATCGCGATCCCGTTGGGGCTGACAACGGCTGTCTATTTAAGTGAATACGCACCGCGTTGGGTCCGCGCGATCCTGAAACCGGTGCTTGAAATATTGGCCGGTATGCCAACCGTCGTGTTGGGATATTTTGCCGTCGTCGTGATCACGCCGTCGCTGCTCGAACCGCTCGGCTTCAAGCCCTACAACGCCATGGCGGCGGGGATCGCTGTCGGCATCCTCTGCTTGCCGCTGGTCAGCTCGCTAGCCGAAGACGCTCTGCAAGCCGTCCCCCGCGGTCTTCGCGAGGCAGCTTATGGGCTTGGCGGCACGCGATTCGATAGCGTCGTGAAGGTGGTGATCCCCGCGGCGATGTCGGGAATCGTGTCCGCTTTCCTGTTGGCCTTTGCCCGCGCGATCGGCGAAACGATGATCGTCGCTCTCGCCGCCGGTTCGATTCCCACGTTTACGGTGGACCCTCGTGGTCCCTCGCAAACGATGACCGGATTTATCGTCGAGGTCTTCCAGAGCGAAGACGTGATCCCCGGCACGATCGCTTACTATTCGATCTACGCCGTCGCCCTGACCCTCTTCTTGTTGACGTTCATCACGACATTGATTGGTCAGTTCGTCCGCCGCCGATACCGTGAGGCCTACGAATGA
- the pstB gene encoding phosphate ABC transporter ATP-binding protein PstB: MANDANQSPDESAEAAISTHNFNAWYGDFQALHDLSLQIPRNRVTAFIGPSGCGKSTFLRWINRMNDTVAIARASGSLQMGDLDLLSDRTDVVDLRRRIGIVFQKPNPFPKTIFENVAFGPRLHMRISRSELEELVEWALRKAAVWNEVKDRLNGPAFGLSGGQQQRLCIARAIATGPEVLLMDEPCSALDPASTLAIEDLIYELREQYTIVIVTHNMQQASRCSDQTAFFFEGKLIELGSTTQVFTKPSNKQTEDYVSGKFG, encoded by the coding sequence ATGGCCAATGACGCAAACCAGTCGCCTGACGAAAGCGCCGAAGCCGCGATCAGCACCCATAACTTCAACGCCTGGTACGGCGATTTTCAGGCGTTGCACGATCTCTCGCTGCAGATCCCCCGAAATCGAGTGACTGCGTTCATCGGCCCCAGCGGTTGCGGCAAGAGTACGTTTTTGCGATGGATCAATCGCATGAACGACACCGTTGCGATCGCTCGCGCCAGCGGATCGCTGCAGATGGGCGACCTGGATCTGCTGTCGGATCGCACCGATGTCGTCGACCTTCGCCGGCGGATTGGGATCGTGTTCCAGAAGCCCAATCCATTCCCCAAGACGATCTTTGAAAACGTCGCCTTCGGGCCGCGGTTGCACATGCGGATCTCTCGCAGCGAACTCGAAGAACTTGTCGAATGGGCGCTCCGCAAAGCCGCCGTTTGGAACGAAGTCAAAGATCGGCTCAATGGGCCCGCCTTCGGTTTGTCCGGCGGCCAGCAACAACGGCTGTGCATTGCTCGAGCGATCGCGACGGGCCCCGAAGTGCTGTTGATGGATGAGCCCTGTTCGGCGCTGGATCCGGCGAGCACGCTGGCGATCGAAGATCTGATCTACGAACTGCGCGAACAATACACGATCGTGATCGTGACCCACAACATGCAGCAAGCCTCGCGGTGCAGCGACCAGACAGCCTTCTTCTTCGAGGGCAAGCTGATCGAATTGGGGTCGACGACGCAGGTCTTCACCAAACCATCGAACAAACAGACCGAAGACTACGTCAGCGGCAAATTTGGATAA
- a CDS encoding PVC-type heme-binding CxxCH protein: MLLPLSPLACADDIAETRKVTKADMPRIPHTEPADALAGFRLADDFKLEMVASEPMVGDPVDACFDEYGRMFVAEMHGYPFSQEPTKLNPEGGGLVDAGIIRMLEDTDGDGAMDKSVVFADGLSWPTSLCCYNGGIFVLAPKYLLYLKDTDGDGKADVREEILAGFGRGNVQAVTNGLKWDLDNQIYFAAGRNPMSLTHRGEPLFPISGADLRLNPKTEKFEPVTGGSQFGHSIDDWGTRFVCSNSNHIQQVVYPRDYLERNPYFVASGMIRSIAQDGASARVFRRSPPEPWRIIRQKWRAADKGYKLVVKEDGEWEFIPLDPSKPKNAVPTEHPIGYFTSATGITIYRGNAYPERYRGNAFVGDVGGNLVHRKTVDTSSVVYRAKRADEGVEILASSDNWFRPVNFVNAPDGSLYVLDMYRETIEHPYSIPQEIKQFLHLTSGNDRGRIYRLVSPDMKRNPVVKIGDLPPAELVQQLASDNSWNRETAQRLIWERQDKTLVPQLRELLKTSDKPLARLHAMYCLAGLDSLTEADVRGGLKDSEGRVRAHAIRLSEPMLATSPAVLNDLLSLCDDTNDHVRFQLAFSLGESKDPKAIDGLARLARNPNNSAEVVAALMSSVGGTADQLAASLISDADFAKQKQAASIISQLALIVGATPEADGTLNLIGECSKPGVPASVQRTVMASLGEGLKRRGSSFAKLIPTASADDARVQAFAAMMQQANDRATDEDESMADRTTAVQLLAFADLETATETLPAMLDPQYPQSLQLAAVQSMAQLNSDLLASEMLEGWRGHSPQIRQAVLVALSDKPAWLGKLLDSVEAKAIKPGELPAETKQLVMAHPNKQLQARGKALFAGAVNSDRAKVVDQYQDVLNLEGDATRGLAIFKQKCAVCHQVGKLGHQVAPSLESVKNKSTADLLIAILDPNREAQPNFNTYIVQTIDGRVITGMIGAESSSSITLKRAEGKEDVILRSNIDLMQATGVSLMPEGLETDLKRQDLADVISFVKTSQP; this comes from the coding sequence TTGCTGCTCCCCCTTTCTCCGCTCGCCTGTGCCGACGATATCGCGGAAACACGCAAGGTCACAAAGGCCGACATGCCGCGGATCCCTCACACCGAACCGGCTGACGCGTTGGCGGGATTCCGACTTGCTGACGACTTCAAGCTGGAGATGGTTGCGTCCGAACCGATGGTGGGCGACCCCGTCGATGCCTGCTTCGATGAATACGGGCGGATGTTTGTCGCCGAAATGCACGGTTATCCGTTCTCGCAGGAGCCGACCAAACTGAACCCTGAAGGAGGCGGATTGGTCGACGCCGGGATCATCCGGATGTTGGAGGATACCGATGGCGACGGCGCGATGGACAAGAGTGTCGTCTTTGCCGATGGGCTCAGTTGGCCGACATCGCTGTGCTGCTACAACGGCGGCATCTTCGTTCTGGCCCCTAAATACCTGCTGTATCTAAAAGACACCGACGGTGACGGCAAAGCCGATGTGCGCGAAGAGATCTTGGCCGGGTTTGGCCGCGGCAACGTGCAAGCGGTCACCAACGGATTGAAGTGGGACCTGGACAATCAAATCTATTTTGCGGCCGGTCGCAATCCGATGTCGTTGACGCATCGCGGCGAACCATTGTTTCCGATCAGCGGTGCCGATCTGCGGCTGAATCCGAAGACCGAAAAATTTGAACCGGTCACCGGCGGTTCGCAGTTTGGCCACAGTATCGACGACTGGGGTACACGGTTCGTCTGCAGCAACAGCAACCACATCCAACAAGTTGTCTATCCACGCGATTACCTAGAACGGAATCCTTATTTTGTCGCCTCGGGGATGATCCGCAGCATCGCCCAAGATGGAGCGAGCGCCCGCGTCTTCCGCCGCAGTCCGCCCGAACCATGGCGAATCATTCGCCAGAAATGGCGAGCTGCCGACAAGGGCTACAAGCTGGTTGTCAAAGAAGACGGCGAGTGGGAGTTCATTCCGCTGGATCCGTCGAAGCCAAAGAATGCCGTTCCCACCGAACACCCGATCGGATATTTCACCTCGGCAACCGGCATCACCATCTATCGCGGCAACGCCTACCCCGAACGATATCGCGGTAACGCCTTTGTCGGCGATGTCGGCGGCAACCTGGTTCACCGCAAGACGGTCGACACGTCGTCGGTTGTCTACCGTGCCAAGCGTGCCGATGAAGGAGTTGAAATCCTGGCGTCGTCGGACAACTGGTTCCGTCCGGTGAACTTCGTCAACGCTCCCGATGGCAGCCTGTACGTGCTGGACATGTACCGCGAAACGATCGAGCATCCGTATTCGATCCCACAGGAGATCAAGCAGTTTTTGCATCTGACCAGCGGCAATGATCGCGGCCGGATCTATCGTTTGGTCAGCCCCGATATGAAACGCAATCCGGTTGTCAAAATCGGCGACCTGCCGCCAGCCGAACTGGTTCAACAATTGGCCTCCGACAACAGCTGGAACCGCGAAACGGCGCAGCGTTTGATCTGGGAACGCCAAGACAAAACGCTGGTTCCGCAATTGCGAGAACTGCTGAAAACATCGGACAAGCCACTGGCTCGTCTGCACGCAATGTACTGCTTGGCCGGACTCGATTCTTTGACCGAAGCCGACGTTCGCGGCGGGCTGAAAGATTCCGAAGGACGCGTGCGAGCGCATGCGATTCGATTGTCCGAACCGATGCTGGCGACATCGCCTGCGGTTCTGAACGACCTGCTGTCGCTGTGCGACGACACCAACGATCACGTCCGTTTCCAGCTGGCCTTCTCGCTGGGCGAATCGAAAGATCCTAAAGCGATCGACGGCTTGGCCCGCTTGGCTCGCAACCCAAACAATTCGGCTGAGGTCGTCGCGGCGTTGATGTCGTCGGTCGGCGGCACCGCCGACCAATTGGCCGCCTCGCTGATCAGCGACGCCGACTTTGCAAAACAGAAGCAGGCCGCTTCGATCATCTCGCAACTGGCCCTGATCGTCGGTGCAACTCCCGAGGCCGATGGCACGCTGAACTTGATCGGCGAATGCTCCAAGCCAGGCGTTCCCGCGTCGGTCCAGCGAACCGTGATGGCTTCGCTGGGCGAAGGGCTGAAGCGACGCGGCAGCTCGTTTGCCAAGCTGATCCCAACCGCATCGGCTGACGATGCTCGTGTGCAAGCGTTTGCCGCGATGATGCAACAAGCAAACGATCGCGCGACCGACGAAGATGAATCGATGGCCGACCGCACCACTGCGGTCCAGTTGCTCGCCTTTGCCGATCTGGAAACCGCGACGGAAACTCTGCCGGCGATGCTCGATCCGCAGTACCCGCAGAGCCTGCAACTGGCGGCTGTTCAATCGATGGCTCAATTGAATTCCGACCTGCTGGCCAGCGAGATGCTGGAAGGCTGGCGTGGACACAGCCCACAGATCCGCCAAGCGGTTCTAGTCGCGCTGTCGGACAAGCCAGCGTGGCTCGGAAAATTGCTGGACAGTGTGGAAGCCAAGGCGATCAAGCCGGGCGAACTGCCTGCGGAGACGAAGCAATTGGTGATGGCGCATCCGAACAAGCAACTGCAAGCACGCGGCAAAGCACTGTTCGCCGGAGCGGTCAACAGCGACCGAGCCAAGGTTGTCGACCAGTATCAGGACGTGCTGAATCTCGAAGGCGATGCGACCCGTGGGCTGGCGATCTTCAAGCAGAAATGTGCGGTCTGCCACCAGGTTGGCAAGCTGGGGCACCAAGTTGCTCCGAGCCTGGAATCGGTGAAAAACAAATCGACAGCCGATCTGCTGATCGCGATCCTCGATCCCAACCGCGAAGCGCAACCGAACTTCAACACCTACATCGTGCAAACGATCGACGGTCGCGTGATCACCGGGATGATCGGGGCGGAATCGTCCAGCAGCATCACGCTCAAACGGGCTGAAGGGAAAGAGGACGTGATCCTTCGCAGCAACATCGACCTGATGCAAGCGACGGGCGTGTCGTTGATGCCCGAGGGACTGGAAACCGATCTCAAACGCCAGGACTTGGCCGATGTGATTTCGTTTGTAAAGACGAGCCAGCCCTAG